A portion of the Ruminococcus albus AD2013 genome contains these proteins:
- a CDS encoding DUF6431 domain-containing protein has protein sequence MVNNHISERKNDSRFAYMIRGHNSAIVYTMFIVSSFSAFVKDDIHYIFGKEEAVCPECGNHMRFNGICRRFVFRENSRKREKYSMRVFYCSKCYHYHCELPDFVVPFKHLSAKIYAAICDAINEFVDDHTAARICRWVKGFLVFGSAIVRRLKLEHPTLRKTLFH, from the coding sequence ATGGTTAATAACCATATTTCAGAAAGGAAAAACGATAGCCGTTTTGCTTATATGATCCGCGGTCATAACTCGGCTATCGTCTACACTATGTTTATTGTATCGAGTTTTTCCGCATTTGTAAAGGACGATATTCATTATATTTTCGGTAAAGAAGAAGCAGTTTGCCCCGAGTGCGGTAATCATATGAGATTTAACGGCATATGCAGACGTTTTGTTTTCCGTGAAAATAGCCGAAAGCGTGAAAAATACTCTATGAGAGTTTTTTACTGTTCTAAATGCTATCACTATCATTGTGAACTTCCGGATTTTGTTGTTCCGTTCAAGCATTTAAGTGCCAAAATCTACGCTGCTATTTGTGATGCAATAAATGAGTTCGTTGATGATCACACAGCAGCACGCATTTGTCGCTGGGTAAAAGGCTTTTTAGTATTCGGTTCTGCAATCGTAAGAAGACTGAAACTTGAACACCCGACCCTTCGGAAAACCCTGTTTCACTGA
- the recD2 gene encoding SF1B family DNA helicase RecD2 yields MIIKGKIDKIFAVRGDWASILVSGLPKEELKNAGFALSKNQIMFVGNIPNPVEECEMEFNGDWVNHPKYGMQFKVTASNLLLNDKSSLFKYLTSGFVEGCGKKIAEAIIEKFGDNAIDVISNDFEKLTEIPKIGKAKAKKIHDSYINTCGMMHIMNLFKGQITQKKCVKIHETYGDKAEKIIQDNPYQLICDIRGFGFKTVDELAVSSGIALNDPRRVKAAIIHTLDTISNDQGHCFIMLDELGDNIRSLIDNIDVPDKVIIKEIKSLYEEEKIILEKDGDFVRVYLKELYDAENDLARKISIMKKYRNRAYREDIVDDTIELITSRETNPDFEFEPLQVEAVKTSLRNHFSIITGGPGTGKTTIINAVAKAALAMKFGVILLAPTGRASRKLAESTGLEAYTIAKYTFSKGAIVGDEINNKPNRLFIVDETSMIDVENAAKLFYLIKKTDTVVLVGDIDQLPSIGAGNFFRDLVSSGLVPMVKLTFTHRFKGSIAENARSINRGSSKFKEDDEFEIIKEKDPIRRQELVLAKYYEELKNAGGNYKRVQIIVPMRQRGDTCTNTLNKIIRDKVNPLRLKQQVFGPGQFRVGDRVMQTSNDSELGVANGDCGIVYAIDNDNASMDVMMDVGGRKTYNKLQSTNLTIAYAITVHKSQGSEYMTVISAYGNADYVMLQRNLLYTAVTRAKNKMILIADPQALYRAVNNIEPIIRNTSINEKIAKYDGI; encoded by the coding sequence ATGATTATAAAAGGAAAAATAGACAAGATCTTTGCCGTAAGAGGAGATTGGGCATCTATATTAGTTTCCGGACTCCCTAAAGAAGAACTGAAAAATGCAGGATTTGCACTTTCAAAAAATCAGATAATGTTTGTAGGGAATATACCAAATCCTGTAGAAGAGTGCGAAATGGAATTCAATGGGGATTGGGTCAATCATCCTAAATACGGAATGCAGTTCAAGGTAACTGCCTCTAATCTTCTGCTGAATGACAAGAGCTCACTATTTAAGTATCTCACTTCAGGATTCGTCGAGGGCTGCGGGAAAAAAATAGCAGAAGCAATAATTGAAAAATTCGGGGATAATGCTATTGACGTAATCAGTAATGACTTTGAAAAATTGACAGAGATACCAAAGATCGGAAAAGCAAAGGCAAAAAAGATCCATGATTCATATATTAATACGTGTGGTATGATGCACATAATGAATCTTTTTAAAGGTCAGATCACTCAGAAAAAATGCGTAAAGATCCACGAGACTTATGGTGATAAGGCCGAAAAGATCATTCAGGATAATCCTTATCAGCTGATATGTGATATAAGAGGATTCGGATTCAAAACAGTTGATGAATTGGCTGTTTCTTCCGGAATAGCTCTTAATGATCCAAGAAGAGTAAAAGCAGCAATAATCCACACGCTTGATACAATAAGCAATGATCAGGGACACTGCTTCATCATGCTTGATGAGCTTGGTGATAATATAAGAAGCCTGATAGATAACATCGACGTACCTGATAAAGTTATAATCAAGGAGATCAAAAGTCTTTACGAGGAGGAAAAGATCATTCTTGAAAAGGATGGCGACTTCGTTCGTGTCTATCTGAAAGAACTGTATGACGCTGAAAATGACCTTGCAAGAAAAATAAGCATTATGAAGAAATACAGGAACAGAGCTTACAGAGAAGATATTGTAGATGATACAATCGAATTAATTACTTCAAGAGAAACAAATCCGGATTTTGAGTTTGAGCCGCTTCAGGTCGAAGCTGTAAAAACATCTTTAAGAAATCATTTCAGCATTATCACCGGCGGCCCCGGCACAGGAAAAACTACAATTATCAATGCAGTTGCTAAGGCAGCGCTTGCAATGAAATTCGGGGTTATACTTCTGGCTCCAACAGGAAGAGCATCAAGAAAACTCGCAGAAAGTACAGGACTTGAAGCCTATACGATAGCAAAATACACTTTCAGCAAAGGTGCTATCGTTGGCGATGAGATAAATAACAAACCGAACAGGCTGTTTATAGTTGATGAAACATCGATGATAGATGTAGAAAATGCCGCAAAGCTGTTTTACTTGATAAAGAAAACAGACACCGTTGTGCTGGTCGGAGATATCGATCAGCTTCCATCTATCGGAGCAGGAAACTTTTTCAGAGATCTTGTCAGCTCAGGGCTTGTTCCTATGGTAAAACTTACTTTTACTCACCGATTCAAAGGCTCAATTGCGGAGAATGCAAGGTCGATCAATCGAGGTTCAAGCAAATTCAAAGAAGACGATGAATTTGAGATTATCAAAGAGAAAGATCCTATCAGAAGGCAGGAATTAGTTTTAGCCAAGTATTACGAAGAACTAAAAAATGCAGGAGGTAATTATAAAAGAGTGCAGATAATCGTTCCTATGAGACAAAGAGGAGACACCTGTACAAATACGCTTAATAAAATAATACGCGATAAAGTTAATCCACTAAGACTAAAGCAGCAAGTCTTTGGCCCCGGTCAGTTCAGAGTCGGAGACAGAGTTATGCAGACTTCAAATGATTCTGAACTTGGAGTTGCAAACGGCGATTGCGGTATAGTATATGCCATAGACAACGATAATGCATCAATGGATGTAATGATGGATGTAGGCGGACGCAAGACCTACAATAAACTCCAGTCTACAAACCTTACCATCGCGTATGCGATCACCGTACACAAGAGCCAGGGTTCTGAATACATGACGGTAATTTCTGCATACGGTAATGCAGACTATGTAATGCTTCAGCGTAACTTGCTCTATACTGCTGTAACAAGAGCAAAAAATAAAATGATACTGATAGCTGACCCACAGGCGTTGTACAGAGCTGTCAATAATATTGAACCCATTATTAGAAACACATCTATAAATGAAAAGATCGCCAAATATGACGGGATATGA
- the recD2 gene encoding SF1B family DNA helicase RecD2 → MITEKLMGKYQNYIYRDIESGFTIFRLRPQLSANIADKMKGGFVICKGVLATINTEIPLELSGTWESNDHGWTFSVMDYTEKNWDDMITLDFLKSIKGINDIVAKKIIAEFDDFFNDIKLPGASVRLSMISGVTAEKSQQIINQIKNQSEKREIMKFLFIHGAKMLHVDRLYSNYGLEGIEKIKDEPYEIGLQIGLPLKSCDSIASSQQKDMKDQKRIKAYIENYLQTQMMSGNIFIKEPQLLPDVLKVLNFDTFSGSDRFRVLMALKNSDEVVYAKDDDGSKIYLKYLKKAEDNLAEQIIRLQSAGLKTKYNEEYADYAESIAGFKFAPEQRGAFRLLRKTGIGILTGGPGTGKTTTVKGIIDAYEKMYPDNKVRLCAPTGRAAQRMTESTGRPATTIHRLLEYKPFEGKESDIRCKNEYDPIDADFIIVDEVSMLDCPLASLFFSAVKSGALVIMVGDIHQLQSVGAGDVLNDMIKSKTIPVEKLIKTYRQAADSNIIKNANEINNGHDCLRQDSDFEIYQTQNITDKIVDIIKEYHKPDDLFYAQILSPSHKNDGGVADINNRLQKELNPGIVPELIYGRNRKFKFHDKIIMIKNNPEKGYYNGDVGYITEIGEEEMTVKIQDTEIRLSKSNLDDVKLAYAMTIHKSQGSEFPITIIALPNSGMLKRNLLYTAVTRAKKKVIIVQQQGSISMAVKRNEVGKRNTTLVERLHDIVIERCIELQ, encoded by the coding sequence ATGATAACCGAAAAATTAATGGGAAAATATCAAAATTACATTTATAGAGACATAGAAAGCGGCTTTACTATATTCAGACTAAGACCTCAACTGTCGGCAAATATTGCAGATAAAATGAAAGGAGGATTTGTGATCTGCAAAGGTGTGTTAGCTACGATCAATACGGAGATCCCACTGGAATTATCAGGAACATGGGAATCAAATGACCATGGATGGACATTCAGTGTAATGGATTATACTGAGAAAAACTGGGATGATATGATAACCCTGGATTTTTTGAAAAGCATAAAGGGAATAAATGATATCGTAGCAAAAAAGATCATAGCGGAATTTGATGATTTTTTTAATGATATCAAACTTCCGGGAGCTTCAGTTAGACTATCCATGATCTCCGGAGTAACAGCTGAAAAAAGCCAGCAGATCATAAATCAGATAAAGAATCAGTCCGAAAAAAGAGAAATAATGAAATTTCTTTTTATTCATGGAGCTAAAATGCTTCATGTGGACAGGCTTTATTCCAACTACGGACTAGAAGGTATTGAAAAAATCAAGGACGAACCATATGAAATAGGATTACAGATAGGGCTTCCACTTAAATCCTGTGATTCTATTGCTTCTTCACAGCAAAAAGACATGAAGGATCAAAAAAGAATTAAGGCATATATTGAAAATTATCTTCAAACGCAGATGATGTCAGGTAATATATTTATCAAAGAACCACAGCTCCTGCCGGATGTTTTAAAAGTTTTGAATTTTGACACATTCTCAGGCAGTGACAGATTCAGAGTGCTCATGGCGTTAAAAAACTCTGATGAAGTGGTTTATGCTAAAGATGATGATGGTTCAAAGATCTATCTGAAATACTTGAAGAAAGCTGAAGACAATTTAGCTGAACAAATAATACGATTGCAGAGCGCGGGATTAAAAACCAAATACAATGAAGAATATGCTGATTACGCCGAATCTATTGCAGGATTCAAATTTGCTCCCGAGCAAAGAGGAGCTTTCAGACTTCTGAGAAAGACAGGAATCGGTATCCTCACTGGAGGACCCGGAACCGGAAAAACAACGACGGTGAAGGGGATAATCGATGCATACGAAAAAATGTATCCCGATAATAAGGTCAGACTTTGCGCTCCGACAGGACGAGCTGCACAGAGAATGACCGAATCTACCGGACGACCTGCAACAACGATCCACAGGCTCCTTGAATACAAGCCTTTTGAAGGGAAAGAGTCGGATATAAGATGTAAAAATGAATATGATCCGATCGATGCGGATTTTATAATCGTTGATGAAGTAAGTATGCTTGACTGTCCGCTTGCTTCGCTGTTCTTCTCAGCGGTAAAATCCGGAGCATTGGTCATTATGGTAGGTGATATTCATCAGCTCCAGTCTGTAGGAGCCGGAGACGTACTGAATGATATGATCAAAAGTAAAACCATCCCGGTAGAAAAGCTGATAAAAACATACAGACAGGCTGCGGACAGCAATATAATAAAAAACGCAAATGAGATAAACAATGGTCATGACTGCTTAAGGCAGGACAGTGACTTTGAAATTTATCAGACTCAAAACATAACAGACAAAATCGTAGATATAATAAAAGAGTATCATAAACCAGATGATCTTTTTTACGCCCAGATACTTTCTCCATCACATAAAAATGACGGCGGAGTTGCTGATATAAATAACAGACTTCAAAAAGAGCTAAACCCGGGGATCGTTCCGGAGTTGATCTATGGAAGAAACAGAAAATTTAAGTTCCACGATAAGATCATCATGATAAAAAATAATCCCGAAAAAGGATATTATAATGGTGATGTAGGCTATATAACCGAAATAGGAGAGGAAGAAATGACTGTAAAGATACAGGATACAGAAATAAGACTCAGTAAATCAAATCTGGATGACGTCAAACTTGCTTACGCAATGACGATCCATAAGAGTCAGGGTTCTGAATTTCCAATAACTATCATAGCGTTGCCAAATTCGGGAATGCTTAAAAGAAATCTGCTCTATACAGCGGTAACAAGAGCGAAGAAGAAAGTGATCATAGTCCAGCAGCAAGGTTCAATTTCTATGGCTGTTAAACGTAACGAAGTAGGAAAAAGAAATACGACCTTGGTTGAAAGATTACATGATATAGTAATCGAAAGATGTATCGAATTGCAATAA
- a CDS encoding IS1182 family transposase: MRNCQVRLNMNYEIYIEESSPVRVLSNVIDEIYQKEEYTIVSKWNGAIPEDIMMKILIYGYMNDSFSSRKIEQLCKRDIHFMWLLDGFGAPDHSTISRFRQKMGEQIDRVFYAVVKYLLNMKEISGKNLFIDGTKIEANANRYTFVWKKSVSKNEQKLRVKLPEILDEINYAYGVRFPENTPVSDMIGTLSSLMIKFGIERVYGKGHHKSSYQKALEKLEGYRDKMAQYDYYNSLFDGRNSFSKTDTDATFMHMKEDHMRNGQLKPGYNIQAAVEGEYIVGIDVSSERSDVNTLIPFLEKLNSLELFVLKNIICDAGYESEENYLYLRSHNMTSYIKPVNYEQSKKRNYRTKYGRPENMEYHEMGDIFVCKAGRILWRVGTKHEKSKTGFVSEKAMYRCESCEGCPYKQNCTKAKGNKTLSISHKFKELRTESLENITTEFGKQLRMNRSIQAEGVFGVLKQDHGFRRFLCRGKNNIRTEFLLLGLAYNIKKLFAKISENRLGISLFELKSA; the protein is encoded by the coding sequence ATGAGAAATTGTCAAGTGCGTCTTAACATGAATTATGAGATCTACATCGAAGAAAGCTCACCTGTCAGAGTATTGAGCAATGTTATAGATGAGATCTATCAAAAAGAAGAATACACGATAGTAAGCAAGTGGAATGGCGCCATACCCGAGGATATCATGATGAAGATACTCATCTACGGCTACATGAACGACTCTTTTTCAAGCCGTAAGATTGAACAGCTCTGCAAAAGGGATATCCATTTCATGTGGCTTCTCGATGGCTTTGGAGCTCCGGATCACAGCACTATCTCAAGATTTCGACAGAAAATGGGAGAACAGATCGATCGTGTGTTTTACGCTGTTGTAAAGTATCTTTTGAATATGAAAGAGATAAGCGGTAAGAACCTGTTCATTGATGGCACCAAGATCGAAGCTAATGCAAACAGATATACATTCGTCTGGAAGAAGTCTGTATCCAAAAACGAACAGAAACTGCGAGTAAAACTGCCTGAGATACTTGATGAGATAAATTATGCTTATGGTGTGAGATTCCCCGAAAATACGCCAGTTTCGGATATGATCGGTACACTTTCTTCACTTATGATAAAATTCGGTATTGAACGAGTTTACGGAAAAGGACATCATAAATCATCATATCAGAAAGCACTTGAAAAGCTGGAAGGATATCGCGATAAAATGGCACAGTATGACTATTACAACAGCCTTTTTGACGGAAGGAACAGCTTTTCAAAGACAGATACCGATGCAACATTCATGCACATGAAGGAAGACCATATGAGAAACGGTCAGCTGAAACCCGGATACAACATACAGGCAGCGGTGGAAGGCGAGTATATTGTAGGTATAGACGTTTCAAGCGAACGGAGCGATGTAAATACGCTGATCCCGTTTCTTGAAAAGCTTAACAGTCTTGAGTTGTTTGTATTGAAAAACATCATCTGTGATGCAGGATATGAGAGCGAGGAGAACTATCTTTATCTCAGATCACATAACATGACCTCATATATAAAACCCGTAAATTATGAGCAGAGCAAAAAGCGGAATTATCGTACAAAATACGGCAGACCCGAGAATATGGAATACCACGAAATGGGCGATATTTTCGTATGCAAAGCCGGCAGGATACTTTGGAGAGTCGGGACTAAACACGAAAAAAGCAAGACGGGATTCGTTTCCGAAAAAGCTATGTACAGATGTGAAAGCTGCGAAGGTTGTCCCTACAAACAGAACTGTACAAAAGCAAAAGGAAACAAGACGCTGTCTATATCGCATAAGTTCAAAGAACTGAGAACAGAAAGCCTGGAAAATATAACGACCGAATTCGGAAAACAGCTCAGAATGAACCGAAGCATACAGGCTGAAGGCGTATTCGGAGTACTGAAACAGGATCATGGCTTCAGAAGATTCCTGTGCAGGGGCAAAAATAACATCAGAACTGAGTTCCTTTTGCTGGGACTTGCATACAACATAAAGAAGCTTTTTGCTAAGATCTCAGAAAACCGACTTGGAATTTCTCTTTTTGAACTGAAATCAGCATAA
- a CDS encoding sigma-70 family RNA polymerase sigma factor, which yields MITREEIIELTNEDIVRIYQDLESQFTKREKELAATVLIEKNIGLITSTLKHFTTNKRTSWDELMQAGRYGIFYAAKRYKFNEGTQFHTFAVSQIKAAILDELNKATSNSSNHYMINEKKIKMAIADIQAIKGANYYPNADEIRSCILANRGEDIPTTTIERCMVGSRQNEAQSLDDDNFNHSIPDLTATCEEIVDQQYMKSDVEKALDRLPPAERFVLMHKHGFVNGIEYSDSQIANLMNQQAMFIKMNKGKKISNFIVGKYAKNGELLISRDAKLQVYGQKVSALAKVKEEWNMETISTKAACDFCDEIGDSILRDFFDRKESMDDVV from the coding sequence ATGATCACAAGAGAAGAGATAATAGAACTTACGAACGAAGATATCGTCAGGATCTATCAGGATCTTGAATCACAATTCACTAAGCGTGAAAAGGAACTTGCAGCTACTGTGCTCATCGAAAAGAACATCGGTCTGATAACTTCGACTTTAAAGCACTTTACCACAAACAAGAGGACTAGTTGGGACGAACTTATGCAGGCCGGTCGATACGGTATATTCTATGCTGCAAAAAGATATAAATTCAATGAAGGTACTCAGTTCCATACCTTCGCTGTGTCGCAGATCAAAGCTGCAATACTCGATGAGCTTAACAAAGCAACATCTAACTCGTCGAATCACTACATGATCAACGAAAAAAAGATAAAGATGGCCATAGCCGATATTCAGGCCATTAAAGGAGCTAATTATTATCCTAACGCTGATGAGATAAGATCCTGCATTCTGGCAAACCGAGGTGAAGATATACCTACAACCACCATTGAAAGATGCATGGTTGGCTCTCGTCAAAACGAGGCTCAGTCTCTTGATGATGACAATTTTAATCACTCTATTCCTGACTTGACAGCAACTTGCGAGGAGATTGTTGATCAGCAATATATGAAATCCGACGTTGAAAAGGCTCTTGACAGACTCCCTCCTGCTGAAAGATTTGTACTTATGCATAAGCATGGATTTGTCAACGGTATAGAGTACAGCGACAGTCAGATCGCAAATCTTATGAACCAGCAAGCAATGTTCATAAAGATGAATAAAGGTAAAAAGATCTCCAATTTCATAGTAGGTAAATATGCAAAGAACGGAGAACTCCTTATTTCCAGAGATGCTAAGCTGCAGGTTTATGGACAGAAAGTTTCTGCACTTGCAAAAGTTAAAGAGGAATGGAATATGGAAACGATATCGACAAAGGCTGCATGTGACTTCTGTGATGAGATCGGTGACAGTATCCTTCGTGACTTTTTCGATAGAAAAGAGTCAATGGATGACGTCGTATAA